One Desulfonatronum thiodismutans DNA segment encodes these proteins:
- a CDS encoding uracil-xanthine permease family protein — protein sequence MTTEQTTSTISTPEYNFRLKDSLLGLQMLFIAFGALVLVPLLTGLDPNVALFTAGVGTLLFQIITKGKVPVFLASSFAFIPAIMFGVQTWGIPATMSGLAAAGLVYVVLGLFIKWQGPGILMRVLPPIVYAPVIMVIGLILAPVAVNMALGKTGDGSIQLISEGLALFIALASLATTIVVTLLGKGVFRLVPIMFGIIVGYVLCLLYGLVDFTPVREAPWLALPNFVLPEWNWQAVLFIVPIAIAPAIEHFGDILAVSSLTGKNYVKDPGIHRTMFGDGLATSVAACLGGPPNTTYSEVTGGVALTKAFNPAIMTWAAIAAIVLAFVGKLGALLQTIPVPVMGGILVLLFGAIMVVGLNTLVRAKEDLMEPRNLIIISVIVVFGMGGMAFQTGEFVLKGIGLAAIAGIVLNLILPDRKI from the coding sequence ATGACGACGGAACAAACGACATCGACGATTTCCACGCCTGAATACAATTTTCGACTCAAAGACAGCCTTCTGGGCCTCCAGATGCTGTTCATCGCCTTCGGCGCCCTGGTCCTGGTTCCGCTGCTCACCGGACTGGACCCCAATGTGGCCTTGTTCACGGCCGGCGTCGGGACATTGCTGTTTCAGATCATCACCAAGGGCAAGGTTCCTGTGTTTCTGGCTTCCTCCTTCGCCTTCATCCCGGCCATCATGTTCGGCGTCCAGACCTGGGGCATTCCGGCTACCATGTCCGGCTTGGCCGCGGCCGGCCTCGTGTACGTTGTCCTGGGACTGTTCATCAAATGGCAGGGGCCGGGCATCCTGATGCGCGTCCTGCCGCCCATCGTCTATGCACCGGTGATCATGGTCATCGGGCTGATCCTGGCCCCGGTGGCCGTGAACATGGCCTTGGGCAAGACCGGGGACGGTTCCATCCAATTGATCAGCGAAGGCTTGGCATTGTTCATTGCCCTGGCCTCCCTGGCCACCACCATCGTGGTCACCCTGCTGGGCAAGGGCGTCTTTCGCCTGGTGCCGATCATGTTCGGCATCATTGTGGGATATGTGCTCTGTCTCCTGTACGGCCTGGTCGATTTCACGCCGGTCCGGGAGGCCCCCTGGCTGGCCCTGCCCAATTTCGTTCTTCCTGAATGGAACTGGCAGGCCGTACTGTTCATCGTGCCCATCGCCATCGCCCCGGCCATCGAACACTTCGGGGACATCCTGGCCGTGAGCAGCCTGACCGGCAAAAACTACGTCAAGGACCCGGGCATTCACCGGACCATGTTCGGCGACGGCCTGGCCACCTCCGTGGCCGCCTGCCTGGGCGGACCGCCCAACACCACCTATTCCGAAGTCACCGGCGGCGTGGCCCTGACCAAGGCCTTCAACCCGGCGATCATGACCTGGGCGGCCATCGCCGCCATCGTTCTGGCCTTCGTGGGCAAGCTCGGCGCGTTGCTGCAAACCATCCCGGTCCCGGTCATGGGCGGCATCCTGGTCCTGCTTTTCGGGGCAATCATGGTGGTTGGACTGAACACCCTGGTCCGGGCCAAGGAAGACCTGATGGAACCCCGCAACCTGATCATCATCTCCGTGATCGTGGTCTTCGGCATGGGCGGCATGGCCTTTCAGACCGGCGAGTTCGTGCTCAAGGGCATCGGCCTGGCGGCCATCGCGGGCATTGTCTTGAACCTGATTCTGCCTGATCGAAAGATTTAG
- the upp gene encoding uracil phosphoribosyltransferase has product MSVHVVRHPLVQHKLGVMRQHDVSTKNFRELASELARLLTYEATKDLVTEPKTVKGWCGSVQVERIKGKKITVVPILRAGLGMLDGVLDMIPGAKVSVIGIYRNEETLEPVRYYVKTAGNIEQRMALILDPMLATGGTLLATIDLLKEAGCRRIKGVFLVAAPEGLRRVEAAHPDVEIYLAAVDERLDERGYILPGLGDAGDKIFGTK; this is encoded by the coding sequence GTGTCCGTCCATGTGGTTCGCCATCCGCTCGTACAGCACAAACTTGGCGTCATGCGTCAGCATGACGTCAGCACCAAGAATTTTCGGGAACTGGCCTCGGAACTGGCCAGACTGTTGACCTACGAGGCAACCAAGGACCTCGTTACGGAACCCAAGACCGTCAAGGGATGGTGCGGCTCCGTTCAAGTGGAGCGGATCAAGGGCAAAAAAATCACCGTGGTACCCATTCTCCGGGCCGGCCTGGGCATGCTGGACGGCGTGCTGGACATGATTCCTGGGGCCAAGGTCAGTGTGATCGGTATTTACCGCAACGAGGAAACCCTGGAACCGGTGCGCTACTACGTCAAAACCGCGGGGAACATCGAGCAACGAATGGCCTTGATCCTGGACCCGATGCTGGCCACCGGCGGGACGCTGCTGGCCACCATCGATCTGCTCAAGGAAGCCGGTTGTCGTCGGATCAAGGGCGTCTTTCTGGTGGCCGCGCCAGAAGGTCTGCGCCGGGTGGAAGCGGCCCATCCGGACGTGGAAATCTATCTGGCGGCCGTGGACGAACGCCTTGACGAGCGAGGCTACATCCTGCCCGGACTGGGAGACGCCGGAGACAAGATCTTCGGCACCAAATAA
- the lysS gene encoding lysine--tRNA ligase, translating to MILTTEQNQNMSQLQKQRLEKFTQLQASGVALYPNDFRKNTELARIKAAYGDHDEAALEALEKTFAVAGRVMSQRSFGKAAFLHLQDATDQMQVFVQRDAVGTEKYALFKKFDIGDIVGVRGRLFRTKTGELTIKAESVDLVSKALRPLPEKYHGLKDVEVRYRQRYVDLMVNPRTREIFQRRTQIVRFLRSYLDNEGFMEVETPMMQPIPGGATARPFTTHHKALDMKLYLRIAPELYLKRLLVGGFERVYEINRNFRNEGISTQHNPEFTMLEFYWAYADYQDLMDLTERMFADLARTVTGSEVVPYQGEMINLGGSWQRLTFFQSLETLGGLRPEQYMEYDQARSLVVKLGEKAHVNEKLGKLQAKLFDLLVEPKLIQPHFIYHYPTDISPLSRRNEDDPQVTDRFELFIAGREMANAFSELNDPMDQRGRFEEQVKEKEAGDEEAHFMDDDYVRALEYGMPPAAGEGVGIDRLVMLLTDSPSIREVILFPLLRPEVGPTP from the coding sequence ATGATCTTGACTACCGAGCAGAACCAAAACATGAGCCAGCTCCAAAAGCAGCGACTGGAGAAATTCACCCAGCTTCAGGCGTCCGGAGTGGCCCTGTATCCAAACGATTTTCGAAAGAACACCGAACTGGCGCGGATCAAGGCCGCGTACGGAGACCATGACGAGGCGGCCCTGGAGGCCTTGGAAAAGACCTTCGCCGTGGCCGGACGGGTAATGAGCCAGCGGTCCTTCGGCAAAGCCGCTTTTCTGCACCTTCAGGACGCCACGGACCAGATGCAGGTTTTTGTCCAGCGCGATGCCGTGGGTACGGAAAAATACGCGCTCTTCAAGAAATTCGACATCGGCGACATTGTCGGCGTACGGGGCCGTCTGTTCCGGACCAAGACCGGCGAGCTGACCATCAAGGCCGAAAGCGTGGATCTGGTCAGCAAGGCCTTGCGTCCTTTGCCCGAGAAGTATCACGGTTTGAAAGACGTGGAGGTCCGCTATCGCCAACGCTACGTGGATCTGATGGTCAACCCCCGGACCCGGGAAATTTTTCAACGCCGGACCCAGATCGTCCGCTTTCTGCGTTCCTACCTGGATAACGAGGGCTTCATGGAAGTGGAGACGCCGATGATGCAGCCCATCCCCGGCGGGGCCACGGCCCGACCCTTCACGACCCATCACAAGGCCCTGGACATGAAGCTCTATCTGCGCATCGCTCCTGAGCTGTACCTGAAACGGTTGCTGGTGGGCGGGTTTGAACGGGTCTATGAGATCAATCGTAATTTTCGCAACGAGGGCATTTCCACCCAGCACAACCCGGAATTCACCATGCTGGAGTTCTACTGGGCCTATGCCGACTACCAGGACTTGATGGACCTGACCGAACGGATGTTCGCGGATCTGGCCCGGACCGTCACGGGAAGCGAGGTGGTTCCGTATCAGGGCGAGATGATCAACCTGGGCGGCTCCTGGCAGCGGCTGACCTTTTTCCAGTCCCTGGAGACCCTTGGCGGGCTGCGGCCGGAGCAGTATATGGAGTACGACCAGGCCAGGAGCCTGGTGGTCAAGCTGGGAGAAAAGGCCCATGTGAATGAGAAGCTGGGCAAGCTCCAGGCCAAGCTGTTCGATCTATTGGTGGAGCCCAAGCTGATTCAGCCCCATTTCATCTATCACTATCCCACGGATATTTCTCCTCTCTCCCGGCGCAACGAGGACGACCCCCAGGTCACGGACCGCTTCGAGCTGTTCATCGCCGGCAGGGAGATGGCCAATGCCTTTTCCGAATTGAACGACCCCATGGACCAGCGCGGCCGCTTTGAGGAGCAGGTCAAGGAGAAGGAGGCCGGAGACGAGGAAGCCCACTTTATGGACGACGACTATGTCCGGGCCCTGGAGTACGGCATGCCACCGGCAGCGGGCGAGGGCGTGGGCATCGACCGTTTGGTGATGCTGCTTACGGACAGCCCTTCAATCCGTGAAGTCATCCTGTTTCCGTTGCTGCGTCCGGAGGTCGGCCCGACCCCATGA
- a CDS encoding lipoprotein-releasing ABC transporter permease subunit, which translates to MRFERFIALRYLLTRGNHAFISVISWVSVLGVALGVAALIVVLGVMNGFSNELRDKILGVNAHIVVTSLEGVIRDYDHLTEKAAAVSGVVGAMPFVYSEVMLSTSMGVKGVVLRGIDPAAAHGVITLSRDLIMGDVQDLVDDPAGRGIFVGSELAGRLGVRVGSEVNLLSPAGQRSAAGFAPSVETFVVRGVFRTGMYEYDSSLAYLTIPAAQSVLGFRGDLVTGLEVRLRDVDAAPRVAQELERTLGGFPLQVRTWMEMNQNLFAALKLEKAAMFVILVMIVLVGSFSIITTLVMLVMEKTRDIAILASMGAGPKRIARIFIFLGTIIGAVGTSLGFAIGLLLCFLLQRYQFIQLPMDVYYLDHLPVLLQWTDMAIIALAAMGMCFLATLYPARQASRLQPAEALRYE; encoded by the coding sequence ATGAGATTCGAGCGCTTCATCGCCCTGCGCTACCTTCTGACCCGAGGCAACCATGCCTTCATCTCCGTCATTTCCTGGGTTTCCGTGCTTGGCGTGGCCCTGGGCGTGGCCGCCCTGATCGTGGTTCTGGGGGTGATGAACGGTTTCAGCAACGAACTGCGCGACAAGATCCTCGGGGTGAACGCCCATATAGTGGTCACCAGTTTGGAAGGCGTGATTCGGGACTATGATCATCTGACCGAAAAGGCAGCCGCGGTTTCAGGGGTCGTTGGGGCCATGCCCTTCGTCTATTCGGAAGTGATGTTGAGCACGAGTATGGGCGTCAAGGGCGTTGTGCTTCGCGGGATTGACCCCGCTGCCGCTCATGGCGTGATCACCTTGTCCCGTGACCTGATCATGGGCGATGTCCAGGATTTGGTGGACGACCCCGCCGGACGGGGAATCTTCGTCGGATCTGAACTGGCGGGGAGACTCGGGGTGCGGGTTGGTTCCGAAGTGAATCTGCTTTCCCCCGCGGGGCAGCGCTCCGCGGCCGGCTTTGCCCCCAGCGTGGAAACCTTCGTGGTCCGGGGGGTGTTTCGGACCGGGATGTACGAATATGACTCCTCCCTGGCCTACCTGACCATCCCCGCGGCCCAATCCGTATTGGGGTTTCGCGGCGATTTAGTCACCGGCCTGGAAGTCCGGTTGCGCGACGTGGACGCCGCGCCCCGGGTCGCCCAGGAGCTGGAACGAACCCTGGGCGGTTTTCCCTTGCAGGTCCGAACCTGGATGGAGATGAACCAGAACCTCTTTGCCGCGCTCAAGCTGGAAAAGGCGGCCATGTTCGTGATCCTGGTGATGATCGTCCTGGTCGGCTCCTTCAGCATCATCACCACGCTGGTGATGTTGGTCATGGAGAAGACCCGGGATATCGCCATCCTGGCCTCCATGGGCGCGGGGCCAAAGCGGATCGCCCGGATATTCATCTTCCTGGGCACGATCATCGGGGCCGTGGGCACGAGCCTGGGCTTCGCCATCGGTTTGCTGCTCTGTTTTCTGCTCCAGCGCTATCAGTTCATTCAACTGCCCATGGACGTCTATTATCTGGATCACCTGCCGGTGCTGCTCCAATGGACGGACATGGCCATCATCGCCCTGGCGGCGATGGGAATGTGTTTTTTGGCCACGCTCTATCCGGCCCGCCAGGCGTCCCGGTTGCAACCCGCCGAGGCTCTGCGGTATGAGTGA
- a CDS encoding ABC transporter ATP-binding protein, giving the protein MSDALLLDVRGLGKEVLSAAERLAILKRVDFTLRTGETAAVLGASGSGKSTLLHILGTLDQATSGSVYFAGRDTTTLTRTEKDRLRNESIGFVFQFHHLLPEFSTLENVAMPGLIAGRSHAWSRREAETMLDMVGLADRGQHRVTTLSGGERQRVAIARALLLKPRLVLADEPTGNLDEEAGESVKRVLLELNQTLGTSLVVVTHNHDLAQAMRHRYELRGGELFSL; this is encoded by the coding sequence ATGAGTGACGCATTGTTGCTTGACGTGCGCGGACTGGGCAAGGAGGTACTCAGCGCGGCGGAGCGGTTGGCCATCCTCAAACGCGTGGACTTCACCCTGCGGACCGGGGAAACCGCGGCCGTGCTCGGTGCTTCGGGATCGGGGAAATCCACCTTGCTGCACATCCTGGGGACCCTTGACCAGGCCACCTCCGGGTCAGTTTATTTTGCCGGTCGGGACACGACCACGTTGACCCGGACTGAAAAGGATCGACTGCGTAACGAGAGCATCGGCTTCGTATTTCAGTTTCATCATCTGTTGCCGGAATTCTCCACCTTGGAGAATGTGGCCATGCCCGGGCTGATCGCTGGACGATCCCATGCATGGTCCCGACGCGAGGCCGAGACCATGCTGGACATGGTCGGCCTAGCGGACCGAGGTCAACACCGGGTGACCACCCTTTCCGGCGGCGAGCGTCAACGGGTGGCTATTGCCCGGGCGTTGCTGCTCAAGCCCAGGCTGGTCCTGGCGGACGAACCCACCGGGAACCTGGACGAAGAAGCCGGAGAAAGCGTGAAGCGCGTGCTTTTGGAACTGAATCAAACCCTGGGAACGAGCTTGGTCGTCGTGACCCATAATCACGATCTGGCTCAAGCCATGCGACATCGATACGAGTTGCGTGGCGGTGAGCTGTTTTCCTTGTAA